In the genome of Actinobacillus genomosp. 1, the window CGGATGTCAAAAACGGTTCCGTTGCTATTGTCGATTATGATCACTCTACACTGTCGTATCGCTTGCAAGATGCTCTGATTCCTCCCTACTTCAAAACCGTTGAAGAGGTAAAAGCCGACCAAGTCGAATATCTAATGGATAACGGTAAATTTACGTTTGTAGTCGAAATCCCTGCTAATTTCCAACGAGATCTCTCAAGCGGTAAGTCACCGCATTTACAACTTTTAGTCGATGCCACCGCAATGACACAAGCGAATATCGGTTCTTCTTATATTACACAAATTTTTAATCGAGAAATTCAGCAGTTTCTTGGCATAAGTGCGTTACAAGCTCCCATAAATGTGGTCGCTAATGTTTTATATAACCCTAACCATTCAAGCGAATGGTTTATGGGAACGGTACAAATTGTCGGTAATTTAACGCTTCTAACTCTACTTTTAGCGGGTTCGGCAGTGATTCGAGAACGGGAACGAGGTACACTAGAACATTTATTGGTAATGCCCGTACGTGCCAGTGAAATTATGACGGCTAAAATTCTTGCTAATGGTTTGGTATTATTAGTAACCGCCGGCTTTTCTTTAAAAATCGTAGTCGCAGGCATATTAGGTACGCCGCTGGCAAATCAGCAAATTGCTATTTTCATCTTAGGAGCAGCAATTTTTCTGTTTTCCATTGCTTCATTAGGTATTTTACTCGCTGTGTTTGCGCCGACAATGCCACAATTCGGACTACTCTGTATGCCGATTTACCTCGTTCTCTATTTATTGTCCGGTTCAATGTCACCACTGGAAAATATGCCTCAGCTCGCACAAAATCTAACCCAACTTTCTCCTGTCACCATGCTTGGCGCTTACGCTCAAGACGTGCTATTTCGTGGTGCGGGTCTTGATATGGTATGGCACTATTTAGCTAAAATGGCAATGGTGGGAGCTCTGTTTTTAAGCCTTGCCCTCTATCAATTTAAATCAATGCTCTCCAAACAGGGATAAGGATATAGGAACAACTATGAAGATTGAGAAATATGCCTCCTTTGCAATTTTTTGCTTAATTTTAACCGCTTGTCACAACCAAGACGTTGCCAAATTGCAGTCCGATATTGAATTACCTGCACAATTCGAATATGCCAATACGGCTAATAAGGTGACAAATATCCGCCAATGGTGGCAAAACTGGCAAGATCCGCAACTCACCGCATTAATTGAGCAAGGGCTGCAACACAATTTAGATATTAAACTCGCGCAAGCTCGCCTTGCCGAAACGCAAGCCTATGCAGATTATAGACAAGCCGACCAAGGCATTAATATTGGTGCGAGCGGTTCAACAGGTGCCGGCGTTAGTGATGTAAATTTAGATAGAGTTAATCCCGACCGTAAACAAATATCCGATATTTATGGCGGTATTAATTTATCTTGGGAACTTGATTTCTTCGGCAAAAAACAAAGTGAAGCGGATAAAGCGACCTCACTTGCATTGGCGCAACAAGAACAAATTTATGCCGCTCAAATGCTGATTACCGGCGAAATTGCCAATAACTATTTTCGTATAATCGCTACCGACAAGCAGAATAATAATCTCACGCAGCAACTTACTGCTCTGCAAGCGCTTAAACGTTATATCCAAGGACGATTTAACGCAGGTCAAGCCACTGCTTATGAACTGAATGAAATTGACGGACAAATCAGCGCAATACAAGCCAAACAAGCGACATTATCCGCACAAGCGGACGAATTTCAGCGAAATATCGCTATTTTAATCGGTAAAGCTCCGCAAGCTTTCCGGTTACAAAAAAACCGTAATGCTTTAATTAAAATACCGAATACGCCAAGCGGTACGCAGCCTAGCAGCTTACTCGATCATCGCCCCGATTTACGAGCGGCAAAGCAACAAGTGCAAGCACAAGTAGCGAATTTAGCCGCTAAACAAGCGGATCTTTACCCTCGTTTTGATATTACTTTTCAAGGTCAAGGCGGCTATTTAAAACTGGATCAAGACTTAGGTAATATCTCGTCTTTAGCCGGATTGGCAAGTCTCGGAGTACAATTGCCTATTTTTACCAATGGTAGAATCGCCGCTAATATTGAAGCTGCGCAAGCAAGTTTAAAAGCCGCTTTAATTCAATATGACAAAACGCTTTTAACCGCTTTAGCCGAAGTGGATTCCGCCTATCAACAACAATATGCGTTAAATAATCAGAATCACCTGTTACAAAAGTATTACCAACAAGCCAATAAGCAAGCGATTGATTCGGAAAAACTGTTTAAATATGGCGATAAAACGTTAGATGTGGCACTTCGTGCTAAAATTGCCGCATATAGCGCACAAGAAAAGTTGATTCAATCACAACTCTCACAAGCACAAAATTTGATTCGTTTATATAAATCGATTGGGGGTGGTTGGTAGAATCTATACATTTCGAACGGAACAATAAATACAAAACAAAAAAGAGATCCGAAGATCTCTTTTTTTATTGTCGCTGGATTAGCTATTTAATGCTCTTAAAATGTCATCCACACGCTCTTTCGCATCACCGAATAACATTTGGGTATTTTCTTTAAAGAACAGTGGGTTTTGAACACCTGCGTAACCAACCGCCATTGAACGTTTGAATACGATAACG includes:
- a CDS encoding ABC transporter permease, with the translated sequence MLRWFKNVAFLSAKEFKSLFSDKVLVAMIIYMFSAAILTIAKQGMTDVKNGSVAIVDYDHSTLSYRLQDALIPPYFKTVEEVKADQVEYLMDNGKFTFVVEIPANFQRDLSSGKSPHLQLLVDATAMTQANIGSSYITQIFNREIQQFLGISALQAPINVVANVLYNPNHSSEWFMGTVQIVGNLTLLTLLLAGSAVIRERERGTLEHLLVMPVRASEIMTAKILANGLVLLVTAGFSLKIVVAGILGTPLANQQIAIFILGAAIFLFSIASLGILLAVFAPTMPQFGLLCMPIYLVLYLLSGSMSPLENMPQLAQNLTQLSPVTMLGAYAQDVLFRGAGLDMVWHYLAKMAMVGALFLSLALYQFKSMLSKQG
- a CDS encoding TolC family protein, producing MKIEKYASFAIFCLILTACHNQDVAKLQSDIELPAQFEYANTANKVTNIRQWWQNWQDPQLTALIEQGLQHNLDIKLAQARLAETQAYADYRQADQGINIGASGSTGAGVSDVNLDRVNPDRKQISDIYGGINLSWELDFFGKKQSEADKATSLALAQQEQIYAAQMLITGEIANNYFRIIATDKQNNNLTQQLTALQALKRYIQGRFNAGQATAYELNEIDGQISAIQAKQATLSAQADEFQRNIAILIGKAPQAFRLQKNRNALIKIPNTPSGTQPSSLLDHRPDLRAAKQQVQAQVANLAAKQADLYPRFDITFQGQGGYLKLDQDLGNISSLAGLASLGVQLPIFTNGRIAANIEAAQASLKAALIQYDKTLLTALAEVDSAYQQQYALNNQNHLLQKYYQQANKQAIDSEKLFKYGDKTLDVALRAKIAAYSAQEKLIQSQLSQAQNLIRLYKSIGGGW